From a single Planococcus shenhongbingii genomic region:
- a CDS encoding 2-keto-4-pentenoate hydratase, whose amino-acid sequence MATEVVSKRKQFANQLMEAEESLIGMPALTSAEPKLTVEEAYLIQLENIGRKVAQGQRIVGKKIGLTSKAMQTLLGVDEPDYGHLLDRMVIENGAAVPKQKVLQAKVEGEIAFVLKKDLKGPNVTTLDVLQATDYLLPAIEIVDSRIQDWKIKLPDTIADNASSAFYVLGGKPTKLEDVDLELIGMALTKNGEIVNTGVGAAALGNPAKCVAWLANRLADFDIPLLAGEVILSGALSAAVEAKEGDSFTVRFAHLGEVSVRF is encoded by the coding sequence ATGGCAACAGAAGTTGTATCTAAACGAAAACAGTTTGCAAATCAATTAATGGAAGCTGAAGAAAGTCTGATCGGCATGCCGGCACTTACTTCTGCAGAGCCGAAACTTACTGTTGAAGAAGCCTACTTGATCCAACTTGAAAATATCGGGAGAAAAGTGGCGCAAGGCCAAAGAATTGTAGGCAAGAAAATCGGGCTTACATCAAAAGCAATGCAAACGCTGCTCGGGGTCGATGAACCGGATTATGGACACTTGTTGGATCGTATGGTCATTGAAAATGGAGCTGCTGTACCGAAACAAAAAGTGCTTCAAGCGAAAGTGGAAGGTGAAATTGCCTTCGTTTTAAAGAAAGATTTAAAAGGACCGAATGTGACTACGCTTGATGTCCTGCAAGCAACGGATTATCTATTGCCGGCTATTGAAATTGTCGACAGCAGAATTCAAGACTGGAAGATTAAGCTGCCGGATACTATTGCCGACAATGCTTCATCCGCCTTCTATGTCCTTGGCGGGAAGCCGACAAAGCTGGAAGATGTTGATCTTGAATTAATCGGGATGGCATTGACAAAAAATGGCGAAATCGTCAACACGGGTGTAGGCGCAGCCGCACTCGGGAATCCGGCAAAATGTGTGGCATGGCTGGCCAATCGATTGGCGGATTTCGACATCCCTCTTCTTGCTGGAGAAGTCATTCTTTCAGGTGCTCTTTCAGCTGCGGTGGAAGCGAAAGAAGGAGACTCGTTCACGGTCAGATTTGCACATTTGGGAGAAGTAAGTGTTCGTTTTTAA